From Bacteroidales bacterium, one genomic window encodes:
- the recG gene encoding ATP-dependent DNA helicase RecG has product MADILDTEIQYLPGIGPKRADLLAKEVEIHTFRDLLYFFPFRWIDKSKIYSISEVTPESAYVQVRGVIVKTAMAGGGHKKRFVATLQDATGSIDLVFFSGLKWIADKVKEKSEFIVFGKVSEFNGTLNMVHPEVTPPAMAPVYGTGSMVGIYSTTEKMKSAGVGIKVITKFESTLLDKVLPFIRETLPEDLLQRKGLCSLQFALKNIHFPHDRDSLLKAQNRLKFEELFYLQLSLLKQKNVRMSHEGGLPMPKVGDNFNKCYNALPYPLTGAQKRVIKEMRADMMSGKQMNRLLQGDVGSGKTLVAVLLALIAIDNGYQACIMAPTEVLANQHLVSISKFLAPTSATVALLTGSTKTKDRKQILEDLAAGKINIIVGTHALIEDRVQFRNLGFAVIDEQHRFGVDQRSRLWNKGTTAKGNKPAGSAALFPHILVMTATPIPRTLAMTLYGDLDVSVLDELPPGRKPVQTMHAWESQRPKVYAFMKEQIKAGRQIFIVYPLIKESEKMDYENLENGYQSIIQEFKAPEYITAVVHGQQKTADKDFDMQLFAQGKANILVATSVIEVGVDVPNATVMVIESSERFGLSQLHQLRGRVGRGSEKSYCILMSGYKLSHESKKRLELMCSTTDGFKLAEEDMKMRGPGDLEGTTQSGLAIDLHIASLYQDGRILENARQTALKILEADPLLQSPANQLLTRQIAVLRHQGKDATDYSQIS; this is encoded by the coding sequence ATGGCAGACATCCTTGATACTGAAATACAATACTTGCCGGGCATAGGCCCCAAGCGCGCGGACCTTCTTGCAAAAGAGGTTGAAATCCATACGTTTAGAGACCTTTTGTATTTCTTCCCTTTCCGCTGGATAGACAAGTCTAAAATTTACTCCATCTCTGAGGTGACTCCGGAAAGTGCTTATGTTCAAGTACGTGGTGTAATTGTCAAAACTGCAATGGCAGGCGGAGGACACAAAAAAAGATTTGTGGCAACCCTGCAAGATGCAACGGGAAGCATTGATCTTGTGTTCTTTAGCGGCCTAAAATGGATAGCTGACAAAGTCAAAGAGAAGAGCGAATTTATAGTCTTTGGAAAGGTCTCTGAATTTAACGGAACGCTAAACATGGTGCACCCGGAAGTCACTCCTCCGGCAATGGCCCCGGTTTACGGAACAGGCTCAATGGTTGGCATTTACAGTACAACTGAAAAAATGAAGAGCGCCGGAGTTGGCATAAAAGTTATCACAAAATTTGAAAGTACATTGCTGGACAAAGTTCTCCCGTTTATCCGTGAAACTTTGCCGGAAGATTTGCTGCAGCGCAAAGGACTTTGCTCTCTTCAATTTGCACTTAAAAATATTCATTTTCCTCACGATAGAGACTCTCTTCTTAAAGCGCAGAACCGCCTGAAATTTGAGGAGTTATTCTATCTTCAGCTGAGTCTGCTAAAACAGAAAAATGTAAGAATGTCTCATGAAGGCGGACTTCCAATGCCAAAGGTTGGAGACAACTTCAACAAATGCTATAATGCTCTGCCTTACCCTCTTACAGGAGCTCAGAAAAGAGTCATAAAAGAGATGAGGGCAGACATGATGAGCGGAAAACAAATGAACCGCCTGCTGCAGGGAGATGTCGGGAGCGGCAAAACCCTTGTAGCTGTGCTGCTTGCGCTGATAGCAATAGACAACGGATACCAGGCGTGCATAATGGCTCCAACGGAAGTACTTGCCAACCAACATCTTGTAAGCATTTCAAAATTTCTTGCACCAACCTCCGCAACCGTTGCGCTGCTCACCGGCAGTACAAAAACAAAAGACAGAAAACAGATACTAGAAGATTTAGCCGCTGGAAAAATAAATATAATCGTTGGTACTCACGCACTTATAGAAGACAGAGTACAATTTCGCAACTTGGGATTTGCAGTAATTGATGAGCAGCACCGCTTTGGAGTTGACCAGCGCTCCCGCCTGTGGAACAAAGGGACAACCGCAAAAGGCAATAAACCAGCAGGTTCCGCAGCACTATTCCCTCATATACTGGTAATGACCGCAACCCCTATCCCGCGTACGCTGGCCATGACGCTTTACGGAGATTTGGATGTATCCGTTTTGGATGAACTTCCTCCGGGCAGAAAGCCGGTTCAAACCATGCATGCATGGGAAAGCCAACGCCCTAAGGTTTACGCATTTATGAAGGAGCAAATCAAGGCAGGGCGTCAGATTTTCATTGTTTATCCGCTTATTAAAGAGAGCGAGAAAATGGATTATGAAAATCTTGAGAACGGATACCAATCTATCATACAGGAATTCAAAGCACCTGAGTATATTACCGCCGTCGTGCACGGCCAGCAAAAGACAGCCGATAAGGATTTTGACATGCAGCTGTTTGCGCAAGGCAAAGCTAACATCCTGGTAGCTACCTCAGTAATTGAGGTAGGAGTGGATGTTCCAAATGCAACGGTCATGGTAATTGAAAGTTCTGAACGCTTTGGACTCAGTCAGTTGCATCAGCTGCGCGGACGTGTCGGAAGAGGCTCTGAAAAGTCATACTGCATCCTGATGTCCGGCTATAAGCTGAGCCATGAAAGCAAAAAAAGATTGGAGCTAATGTGCAGCACCACAGATGGTTTTAAGCTCGCAGAAGAAGACATGAAAATGCGCGGTCCGGGGGATTTGGAGGGAACAACTCAGAGCGGACTCGCGATAGATTTGCATATTGCCTCATTGTATCAAGATGGCCGTATCTTGGAGAATGCGCGCCAGACCGCCCTCAAGATTCTTGAAGCAGATCCGTTGCTGCAGTCTCCTGCCAACCAGCTGCTTACACGACAAATTGCCGTGCTGCGGCATCAAGGCAAGGACGCCACGGATTATTCGCAAATCAGCTAA
- the nfo gene encoding deoxyribonuclease IV, translated as MKYIGAHVSSAGGPFNAPLNAKAIGATAFAMFTKNQKQWIGKPLTASEIEQFKKTCEECGYKPFQILPHDGYLINLGSPKEEGLQQSRGSFLDEMKRCQQLGLDRLNFHPGSHLKLETEDECIALIAQSINIALDKTSGVTAVIENTAGQGTNIGYKFEHLAAIIDKVEDKSRVGVCIDTCHAFAAGYDMRTKEAFEKTFSDFDKIIGFKYLRGMHFNDAKKDVGSHVDRHESLGTGMLGWDTFKFIMQDPRFDNIPLVLETPNPDIWPDEIAKLKSFEIKA; from the coding sequence ATGAAATATATTGGAGCACATGTTAGTTCTGCCGGCGGTCCCTTTAATGCGCCGCTGAATGCAAAGGCAATAGGGGCTACTGCGTTTGCAATGTTCACAAAGAATCAGAAACAGTGGATTGGCAAACCTTTGACAGCAAGTGAGATAGAGCAGTTCAAAAAAACATGTGAGGAGTGCGGCTATAAGCCATTTCAGATTTTGCCTCACGACGGTTATTTAATTAATCTTGGCAGTCCAAAGGAGGAGGGGCTTCAGCAATCGCGCGGCTCTTTTCTTGATGAGATGAAGCGCTGTCAGCAGCTTGGTTTGGACAGGTTGAATTTTCACCCCGGAAGTCATCTTAAGCTAGAGACTGAGGATGAGTGCATTGCACTGATAGCACAATCTATAAATATTGCGCTGGATAAAACCAGCGGAGTTACTGCGGTCATAGAAAATACTGCAGGCCAGGGTACTAACATAGGTTACAAATTTGAGCATCTTGCTGCCATCATTGATAAAGTTGAGGACAAGAGCAGGGTTGGAGTTTGCATTGATACTTGCCACGCTTTTGCGGCGGGATATGATATGCGCACAAAAGAGGCTTTTGAAAAGACATTCTCTGACTTTGATAAAATTATAGGATTCAAGTACTTGCGTGGCATGCACTTTAATGATGCAAAGAAAGATGTTGGCAGCCATGTGGACCGTCATGAATCTCTTGGAACCGGCATGCTTGGGTGGGATACATTTAAGTTCATCATGCAGGACCCTCGTTTTGATAATATTCCGCTTGTCCTGGAGACGCCTAATCCGGATATCTGGCCGGATGAAATCGCCAAGCTGAAATCCTTCGAAATAAAGGCTTAG
- a CDS encoding glutamine--tRNA ligase/YqeY domain fusion protein, with translation MEDSKKEEIKNEGEGRSLNFLEEIIEGDLKTGRVKSVLTRFPPEPNGYLHLGHAKSICLNFGLAKKYGGKTNIRFDDTNPTKESVEYVDSIKNDIKWLGFEWANERYASDYFQQLYDWAVEMIKKGLAYVDDQTLEQIRENRGTVSKPGTPSPFRDRSVEENLKLFQEMKEGKYKEGEKVLRAKIDMASPNMLFRDPIMYRINFTPHHRTGTKWCIYPMYDYAHGESDSIEGITHSICTLEFDVHRPLYNWFIEQLGIFHSHQYEFARLNLTYTVMSKRKLLELVKNNYVRGWDDPRMPTICGIRRRGYTPESLKMFADKVGVAKRDNIIDLSLLEWCVREDLNARSNRYMTVLDPVVVEVEGWEKGKVEWFEAPLNPAAPDGPKRKVPFDGTVYIERDDFMENPPKKYFRLQPGGEVRLKYAYIVKCKEIVKDADGKITKIICTYDPTSKPGGGAWRSVKGTIHWVSVAAAKKLEVRLIDRLFTEPDMGSIPEDKDYKDYLNPDSMKVVDGYAEPALLEDNSGVAVQFERLGYFFKDTDSTPEHPVYNRTVTLRDNFKAANNDPRSKANNDPRKK, from the coding sequence ATGGAAGATTCTAAGAAAGAAGAGATTAAGAATGAAGGGGAAGGTCGTTCCCTTAATTTTCTAGAAGAGATTATAGAAGGCGATTTAAAGACGGGACGCGTGAAAAGCGTGCTGACCCGTTTTCCTCCGGAGCCAAACGGTTATTTGCATCTTGGTCATGCAAAGAGCATTTGCCTGAATTTTGGGCTTGCGAAAAAGTATGGCGGCAAAACAAATATACGTTTTGACGATACTAATCCGACAAAGGAAAGCGTTGAGTATGTGGATTCTATAAAGAATGATATAAAGTGGCTTGGCTTTGAATGGGCTAATGAAAGATATGCTTCCGATTATTTCCAGCAACTATATGATTGGGCTGTCGAGATGATAAAGAAAGGCCTTGCTTATGTTGATGACCAAACACTTGAGCAAATTAGAGAAAACCGTGGAACTGTTTCAAAACCAGGTACTCCTAGCCCTTTTAGAGACCGCAGCGTAGAGGAAAATCTTAAGCTGTTCCAGGAAATGAAAGAGGGAAAATATAAAGAGGGTGAGAAAGTTTTGCGTGCAAAAATTGATATGGCGAGTCCTAACATGCTGTTCAGAGACCCAATCATGTACAGGATAAATTTTACTCCTCATCATAGAACGGGAACTAAATGGTGCATATATCCTATGTATGATTATGCTCACGGAGAGTCTGATTCCATTGAGGGTATTACGCATTCAATTTGCACACTTGAGTTTGACGTTCACAGGCCTTTATACAATTGGTTTATTGAGCAGCTTGGAATTTTCCACTCACATCAGTACGAATTTGCAAGGTTGAATTTGACATATACCGTCATGAGCAAACGCAAGCTTTTAGAGCTTGTAAAAAATAATTATGTGCGCGGATGGGATGACCCCCGCATGCCAACAATTTGCGGTATTCGCAGAAGAGGTTATACTCCTGAGAGTTTGAAAATGTTTGCAGATAAAGTTGGAGTTGCAAAGAGGGATAACATTATTGATTTGTCACTTCTTGAGTGGTGCGTGCGTGAAGATTTGAATGCTCGCTCAAATAGGTATATGACTGTACTTGACCCTGTTGTAGTGGAAGTTGAAGGATGGGAAAAAGGTAAAGTTGAGTGGTTTGAAGCCCCTTTAAATCCTGCAGCTCCCGACGGACCAAAACGTAAAGTTCCGTTTGACGGCACCGTATACATTGAGCGTGATGACTTTATGGAGAATCCTCCAAAGAAATATTTCCGTTTGCAGCCGGGCGGAGAGGTACGTTTGAAGTACGCGTATATTGTTAAGTGCAAGGAGATTGTGAAGGATGCAGATGGCAAGATTACAAAGATTATATGCACTTATGACCCGACTTCAAAACCGGGCGGCGGAGCATGGAGAAGTGTTAAAGGAACAATTCACTGGGTTTCCGTTGCTGCTGCAAAGAAGCTGGAAGTCAGATTGATAGACAGATTGTTTACAGAGCCTGACATGGGTTCAATTCCGGAAGATAAAGACTACAAAGATTATCTAAATCCAGATTCAATGAAGGTTGTTGACGGTTATGCGGAACCTGCATTGCTGGAAGATAACAGCGGAGTCGCCGTTCAATTTGAGAGGCTTGGGTATTTCTTTAAGGACACGGACAGTACTCCGGAACATCCTGTGTATAACCGTACTGTGACGCTAAGAGATAATTTCAAAGCGGCTAATAATGATCCGCGCTCCAAGGCAAATAATGATCCGCGCAAAAAATAA
- a CDS encoding YicC family protein, with amino-acid sequence MVKSMTGYGKAECTLSDNSKVTVEIRTLNGKSADINFKSNFAPKDKELEIRQYLTQQLHRGTIDFSINQTAGDSAAQKTINKEIFEQYYDQLKNLQDFHKSAGFIGTGEEPVDEAVSGRTHDSSCCTNGQEYPSYTSDSILMSAVMKLPDVLQTKEQVISEADWQQITETIHTATDKLNNYRDTEGKALYADVTKRVGNIESFLEEVKKQDVTRVPAIKERLKAKIAEAGIPSDPNRLEQEIVFYVEKLDINEEKVRLAQHCKYFMQTIDGEADATTAATGSSAAAAAGAEEYPGKKLGFIIQEMGREINTIGSKANDADIQKYVVRMKDELEKIREQSMNIL; translated from the coding sequence ATGGTGAAATCAATGACAGGTTACGGAAAGGCGGAATGCACTCTTTCCGATAACAGCAAAGTAACGGTGGAGATTCGCACGCTTAACGGAAAAAGCGCGGATATAAATTTTAAAAGCAATTTTGCTCCAAAGGATAAAGAGCTGGAGATCAGACAGTATTTAACGCAGCAGCTGCACCGCGGCACAATTGATTTTTCCATTAATCAGACAGCCGGAGACTCTGCGGCGCAGAAGACAATCAACAAAGAAATTTTTGAACAGTACTATGACCAGCTTAAAAATTTGCAGGATTTTCATAAGTCCGCAGGTTTTATCGGAACCGGAGAAGAACCTGTAGATGAGGCCGTTTCCGGCAGGACTCACGACAGTTCATGCTGCACAAACGGACAAGAATACCCTTCATATACATCAGACTCAATATTAATGTCCGCAGTAATGAAACTTCCGGATGTGCTGCAAACCAAAGAACAAGTCATATCAGAGGCTGACTGGCAGCAGATTACAGAGACAATACACACGGCGACAGATAAATTAAATAACTATCGCGATACAGAAGGAAAAGCCCTTTATGCAGATGTGACAAAGCGCGTCGGCAACATAGAATCATTCCTGGAAGAGGTTAAAAAGCAGGATGTTACAAGAGTTCCGGCTATTAAGGAGAGGCTTAAGGCAAAGATTGCGGAAGCCGGAATCCCTTCTGATCCAAACAGATTAGAGCAAGAAATTGTATTCTACGTTGAGAAATTAGATATCAATGAGGAAAAAGTCCGCCTTGCCCAGCACTGCAAATACTTCATGCAAACTATTGATGGAGAAGCTGATGCAACCACCGCAGCAACCGGATCATCTGCCGCTGCTGCAGCCGGAGCAGAAGAATATCCCGGCAAAAAGCTAGGATTCATCATTCAGGAAATGGGACGTGAAATCAACACCATCGGCTCAAAAGCCAACGACGCTGATATTCAAAAATATGTAGTCCGCATGAAAGATGAACTGGAGAAGATCCGCGAGCAGAGCATGAACATTCTATAA
- a CDS encoding FecR family protein translates to MKKYTLIKFFRGEASKEEMDSIIRWINESPANKKYFASERELFNVMEMAENKDTADTFFKGDAAGDKSAGRSYSGKSRVLSIVTYCASAAAIAAIFFVAGYLLKPKHDRLAGITKVSNILPHKPVIHTLYTEKGVKGFVVLPDSSRVWLNSDSKITYPEGFNGRTRNVSISGEAYFEVQKDSLHPMIVMTNKNFSLEVLGTSFNIKSYDNEDNAMATLYTGSIKMHYRDANTSKISTIKLKPNETFNYTPKLAEVKQFISPKPENDKAWKDGALVFDNTPMPEVLRTLERWHGTKFIVKNNDIYTYKLSAVFTSESIVQIMEIMKLIMPVKYTCKNNVVTLE, encoded by the coding sequence ATGAAAAAATATACTCTGATAAAATTCTTTAGGGGTGAGGCTTCCAAGGAAGAGATGGATTCCATAATCCGATGGATTAATGAGTCTCCGGCAAATAAGAAGTATTTTGCAAGTGAGAGAGAACTGTTCAATGTGATGGAAATGGCTGAGAATAAGGATACTGCAGATACATTCTTTAAAGGGGATGCTGCTGGAGATAAGAGCGCAGGCCGTTCATATTCTGGAAAAAGCAGGGTGCTTTCCATTGTAACATATTGTGCATCAGCAGCTGCAATTGCCGCAATATTTTTTGTTGCGGGCTATTTGCTTAAACCAAAACATGACAGGCTTGCAGGTATAACCAAAGTTTCCAATATCTTGCCGCACAAGCCAGTTATACATACTCTTTACACAGAGAAAGGGGTTAAGGGTTTTGTTGTTCTTCCCGACAGTTCCCGCGTATGGCTAAATTCAGATAGCAAAATCACTTATCCTGAGGGGTTTAACGGGAGAACCAGGAATGTGTCAATTAGCGGCGAGGCTTATTTTGAAGTACAGAAAGATTCTCTTCATCCAATGATAGTGATGACAAACAAGAATTTTTCTTTGGAGGTTTTAGGTACAAGCTTTAACATTAAAAGCTATGATAATGAGGATAATGCAATGGCAACTCTGTATACGGGAAGCATAAAAATGCACTATCGCGATGCTAATACTTCTAAGATTTCTACTATAAAGCTGAAGCCCAACGAGACCTTCAACTATACTCCAAAACTTGCTGAAGTTAAGCAGTTTATATCTCCAAAGCCGGAGAATGACAAAGCATGGAAAGATGGTGCGCTTGTCTTTGACAACACTCCGATGCCGGAAGTTTTAAGAACTCTGGAGAGATGGCACGGCACAAAATTCATCGTAAAGAACAATGATATATACACCTACAAGCTATCCGCCGTATTCACTTCAGAATCAATAGTTCAGATAATGGAGATAATGAAGCTGATTATGCCGGTCAAGTACACTTGCAAGAACAACGTGGTTACTTTGGAGTAA
- a CDS encoding sigma-70 family RNA polymerase sigma factor has product MSNYNSSIFVPGLSVPVERTDAVDTGIDKKALFEKIYSANLQRVIFFARGYLGDMSEAQNVAHDVFASFWKKMDDIDTERSVAYLYEAAKNSCLNILRKKLNANKYADSSIKEMADFLNYTALENSYSPKLYEVDVEAIIGKGMSMMKPKVRRTFVMSRFQGIKNKDIAAIENVAESTIEARITSALLIMKRLLKDYIN; this is encoded by the coding sequence ATGAGCAATTATAATAGTAGTATCTTTGTTCCAGGGTTAAGCGTTCCTGTAGAGCGCACCGACGCTGTGGACACAGGTATTGATAAAAAAGCTCTCTTTGAGAAGATTTACTCTGCAAATTTGCAGAGGGTGATATTTTTTGCCCGCGGCTATCTTGGAGATATGTCTGAGGCACAGAATGTTGCACATGATGTGTTTGCTTCTTTCTGGAAGAAGATGGACGATATAGATACGGAACGCTCTGTGGCATATCTTTACGAGGCTGCAAAAAATTCCTGCCTGAATATTCTGAGGAAGAAATTGAACGCAAACAAATATGCTGATTCTTCTATCAAGGAAATGGCTGATTTTCTTAATTATACGGCATTGGAAAATTCATATTCTCCAAAACTTTATGAGGTAGATGTTGAGGCTATCATAGGGAAGGGAATGTCTATGATGAAACCTAAAGTGCGCAGAACTTTTGTCATGAGCAGATTCCAGGGGATAAAAAATAAGGATATTGCTGCTATTGAGAATGTTGCCGAGAGCACGATTGAGGCCAGAATTACATCGGCGCTTCTGATTATGAAGCGGCTGCTTAAGGATTACATAAACTGA
- a CDS encoding TonB-dependent receptor, with translation MGKKLFLKLRQRIALVLALLLVAPSFIFAQSGVTIEVNGAPLKTVMESISKQSSYRFVYTNELNVASYKVTVSSKNEPATVLFDKIFKPLNINYRIKGSQVVLGITSNLAQNTEENAQSAQQKKNLISVKGTVKDAATGEPIPYASVFVKGTTSGAYTADDGSFNIARVPANGTLTFNYVGYKTQEISVNSRAIINVQLASEAVNLDDVLVVAYGTAKKESFTGSAEVVKSDKLQKRTVSNVTKAIDGMVTGVQSTSGSGQPGAGASIIIRGFGSINAARDPLYVVDGIPYDGNINSINPSDIESMTILKDASAGALYGSRGANGVVMITTKKGTNGDLSVEFKGSWGVSSRAIPMHSTLNAYGYVESIYNSYRGEQIRNGVSPADAGQAALNEMINGSGKIFGTNAMYNPFDCNAADIIDLSTGKVKSGAKLKWNESWMDAVTQNNPLRQDYVLTLSGGSEKTKYMFSLGYLDEKGMVVTTDFNRYSGRANIDSQVKDWLKTGVNMNVAKSKAVTTSLGSGDGSSSTASSNVFHASFLMAPIYPVYEKDDNGQTIYENGSAVYDYGVSRPSGASPNWSSIGALYNDRYRFAVESVSGRTYIDLGGLKEGPLKGLKFTTTFGFDYKNSRYDYYYNPYTGNAVETNGKVEVDTYKTFSYTFNQLLNYNRTFAEKHNLDVLVGHEYYSYKNNYFGGSKTGLPFGGMYELSAASTLYSLDGYEDNYGIESVLSRLNYNYDNKYYFSASYRRDASSRFQKSKRWGDFWSVGASWRISEEKFMKDIKWINNLTAKASYGVQGNDNIGTYYAWQSFYNLGFPNGALSGALISSLENKDLKWEKNGNLNLGLEGKFLDNRIQASAEWYSRKTTDMLMAYPMATSLGFSSFNKNVGSMRNRGFEFSVTGTVMRTDNLEWNVTLQASTIKNKVLTLADKDEIISGTYITKTGETLNSFYVSKSAGVDPATGDKLYWVWDTDANGNKGTEYISNSYSKAVSCRHIAGSRIPTVYGSISSDFRYKNFDASIMTTYSKGGKIYDGVYQAIMYPFYPGVTAASNRTKAWKNPGDITDVPRIDIAGNYATTDDDLFDASYFAIKNITVGYTLPKRWTSKARMSSARISLTADNLWVFTALKGMDPQTNFTGSTGYTYSAARTISFGLDIKF, from the coding sequence ATGGGTAAAAAACTATTTTTAAAACTTAGACAAAGAATTGCCTTAGTTTTAGCCCTTCTTCTTGTTGCCCCGTCGTTCATTTTTGCACAAAGCGGAGTGACAATAGAAGTTAATGGCGCACCGTTAAAAACGGTGATGGAGAGTATCTCTAAACAAAGCAGTTACAGGTTTGTATACACCAATGAGCTGAACGTTGCATCCTATAAGGTGACGGTCTCCTCTAAGAATGAACCTGCTACGGTTTTGTTTGATAAAATTTTTAAACCCCTTAACATCAATTATCGTATCAAGGGGAGCCAGGTAGTCCTTGGCATTACTTCAAATCTTGCGCAGAATACAGAAGAAAATGCACAAAGCGCACAGCAGAAAAAAAATTTAATTTCAGTTAAAGGAACCGTAAAAGATGCTGCGACGGGCGAACCTATCCCCTATGCTTCTGTCTTTGTAAAAGGCACAACATCAGGAGCATATACAGCAGATGACGGTTCTTTTAATATAGCCCGCGTACCGGCAAATGGAACGTTGACATTCAATTATGTGGGCTATAAAACTCAGGAAATATCAGTCAACTCCCGCGCAATAATAAACGTTCAGCTTGCATCTGAAGCTGTAAATCTGGACGATGTTCTTGTTGTTGCATACGGTACTGCAAAAAAGGAATCTTTTACCGGTTCTGCAGAAGTTGTTAAATCAGACAAGCTGCAAAAAAGAACGGTATCCAATGTAACAAAGGCAATTGACGGAATGGTTACCGGAGTTCAATCAACTTCCGGAAGCGGCCAGCCAGGCGCAGGAGCATCAATCATCATCAGAGGATTTGGCTCAATCAACGCAGCCAGAGACCCTCTTTATGTAGTTGACGGAATTCCTTACGACGGCAATATCAACTCCATAAACCCTTCAGATATAGAGTCTATGACAATTTTAAAGGATGCATCTGCAGGAGCTCTTTACGGTTCCAGAGGTGCAAACGGAGTTGTTATGATTACTACAAAAAAGGGAACAAACGGAGACTTGTCAGTTGAGTTCAAGGGTTCATGGGGCGTATCCTCACGCGCTATTCCAATGCACTCAACACTAAATGCTTACGGCTATGTGGAAAGCATTTACAACTCATACCGCGGAGAACAAATCCGTAACGGAGTATCACCTGCAGATGCAGGCCAGGCTGCTCTTAATGAGATGATTAATGGCTCAGGCAAAATCTTTGGAACTAACGCAATGTACAATCCGTTTGACTGCAACGCCGCAGATATCATTGACTTAAGCACAGGCAAAGTAAAGTCAGGCGCAAAGCTAAAATGGAATGAGAGCTGGATGGACGCTGTGACTCAGAATAATCCTCTGCGACAGGATTATGTATTAACTCTATCGGGAGGCAGCGAAAAAACAAAATATATGTTTTCTCTCGGCTATCTGGATGAGAAAGGAATGGTTGTCACGACAGATTTCAACAGATATTCAGGCAGAGCAAACATTGACTCACAAGTTAAAGATTGGTTGAAGACGGGAGTTAACATGAACGTTGCAAAGTCCAAGGCTGTAACTACTTCCCTTGGTTCAGGCGACGGCTCTTCTTCTACCGCATCATCAAATGTTTTCCATGCTTCATTCTTAATGGCCCCTATCTATCCTGTATATGAGAAGGATGACAATGGCCAGACAATTTATGAAAACGGCAGCGCAGTTTATGATTACGGTGTAAGCCGCCCTTCCGGAGCAAGTCCAAACTGGAGCAGCATCGGAGCACTTTACAATGACCGTTATCGTTTTGCAGTTGAGAGTGTTAGCGGCAGAACTTATATAGACCTTGGAGGCCTTAAAGAAGGACCGCTAAAGGGTTTAAAATTTACTACCACATTTGGTTTTGACTACAAAAACAGCAGATATGATTATTACTACAATCCATACACAGGCAATGCAGTTGAGACAAACGGAAAGGTAGAAGTTGATACTTATAAAACTTTCAGCTACACATTCAACCAGCTGCTTAATTACAACCGCACTTTTGCAGAGAAACATAATCTTGATGTTTTAGTTGGACATGAGTATTACTCATACAAGAATAATTACTTCGGAGGCAGCAAGACAGGTCTTCCTTTTGGAGGAATGTATGAATTATCAGCCGCTTCAACTCTTTATTCTCTAGATGGTTATGAAGACAATTACGGAATCGAGTCTGTACTGTCGAGATTAAATTATAACTATGACAATAAATACTACTTCTCCGCAAGTTACAGAAGGGATGCATCTTCCAGATTTCAGAAGAGCAAGAGATGGGGAGATTTTTGGAGCGTAGGTGCAAGCTGGAGAATTTCAGAAGAGAAATTCATGAAGGATATCAAGTGGATTAACAACTTGACAGCCAAGGCTTCATACGGTGTTCAGGGAAATGATAACATTGGAACATATTACGCATGGCAATCTTTCTATAATCTTGGATTTCCTAACGGAGCTCTTTCCGGCGCCCTTATTTCTTCCTTGGAAAACAAGGACCTGAAATGGGAAAAGAACGGAAATCTTAACCTTGGTTTGGAGGGCAAGTTCCTGGATAACAGGATTCAAGCATCAGCAGAATGGTACAGCAGAAAAACTACGGACATGCTGATGGCATACCCGATGGCTACTTCTCTTGGATTTTCATCCTTCAATAAAAATGTAGGAAGCATGCGCAACAGAGGATTTGAATTCTCCGTTACGGGAACTGTAATGCGTACAGATAATCTTGAATGGAATGTAACATTGCAGGCTTCAACTATAAAGAACAAAGTGCTGACACTTGCTGATAAAGACGAGATTATAAGCGGTACCTACATTACAAAAACAGGTGAAACGCTTAACTCTTTCTATGTATCAAAATCTGCCGGAGTTGACCCTGCTACAGGTGATAAACTTTATTGGGTTTGGGATACGGACGCTAATGGAAACAAAGGAACAGAGTATATATCAAACAGTTACAGTAAAGCAGTTTCTTGCCGCCACATTGCAGGCAGCAGAATTCCTACCGTATACGGCTCTATCTCAAGTGATTTCAGATACAAGAATTTTGACGCCTCTATCATGACAACATACTCAAAAGGCGGAAAGATTTACGATGGTGTTTATCAGGCAATTATGTATCCGTTCTATCCGGGCGTAACAGCAGCTTCCAACAGAACAAAAGCATGGAAGAACCCTGGAGATATTACAGATGTTCCAAGAATTGATATTGCAGGCAATTATGCAACAACAGATGATGATTTGTTTGACGCATCATACTTTGCAATAAAGAACATTACGGTTGGATATACACTTCCTAAGAGATGGACAAGCAAAGCTCGCATGTCCTCTGCAAGAATCTCATTAACAGCAGATAATCTTTGGGTATTCACAGCCCTTAAAGGCATGGACCCTCAGACCAATTTCACCGGCAGCACAGGTTATACCTACAGCGCCGCAAGAACAATTTCATTTGGCCTGGATATTAAATTCTAA